From Arachis hypogaea cultivar Tifrunner chromosome 3, arahy.Tifrunner.gnm2.J5K5, whole genome shotgun sequence:
GAGTCTACAGTGGAAGCGGGCAATAATAGAAGGGTATGTAATAGGTGAAATTGGATGTGTATTTGTATAAATGATACCTGTTGCACGTTGGGTTTTTTGCTAACTTCTGAAATTGAACCTATTATTCTGAAAATTGAACTTCAGAATAGATGCTAATTTTATCTGGATTATTTTCTATTGCATTGTTgaaaaatctgccaatttcattTTTTATCTATTTGGAGATAAACATTGTGTTATTATGTTTTATTGTTTTCCCCCCAAGCAGAGGAAGGTCATTCGTCTAGCCAGTATTAAGAATGAAGAAGTGATGACTAGCTCATGTTCGGATGAGGAATCTGCATCATGTGTGAATGAAATTCTAAATAGAGAGGAGCCTGATTTATCTAATGATGAAGCTGAAGTGGTGGATTTGATAAACAAAGTTGAGCATATGAAGAAAGAGCGTTCTATTCTTTGGTTGCGAGAATTCAAAGAATGGATGGATATTGCTTGTGATAAATCGGTGGGAACTAGCAAAGAAGCCAGAACTGCTTTGCATCATCAGAAAAAACATTACTTCAGAGACAAGACGAATCAGGAGAAATCTGGGGAAGTCTCGGGATATGCATCAGACTCTGCCCTAGCATCAGGAGATGAAAGTAGCATGAATATTTTGGAATCAGATAATTCTTTTGTAGATATGTGTAGGCAGCAATACTTTGATTATAGAGGTTCACACTTTACTGCTAGTCTTTCTGATTTGGGAGGAGTGGATGTGGATCAACTTAAATCTTATTCACTTGCTGACACTGTTGCTGATCAAAGAGCCTATAGAATGGCCGAAAATGTCAACATATCACCATTGACCACTATTAATGGCGTATATGGGTCTCAGTCATCATCTGTATGCCCCTCATCTCCTCCCCATTTTCAAGAAGACCTTTTTCATCGTCGGCAACACATGGAGGAGGAAATTTTGCAGCTTTCCGCAGATTCCTTTTCAGTGGCATCTTCTGACAGTAACACGAGCGGTAGTGAAGTTGATCACAGTGAATTTGAGCCACCAGTTCCTGGGGATGATAATTTGTTAAGCAAAAATTATGTGAATGGGAATGTCAATGGTCATGTTCCCCAAAATCAACCCAAGGACATGTTTTACAACCCAAGCCAGGGAATTCCTCATGCAATAGAAAATGGCATTTCTTTATTTGGTTCTCTAAGTGATGAAAATTCTAAGCAATGTTCAATTAATTTTGCTGCTAGTAGTCACAATGATGCAAATACTTCTTTTGTGAGCGAAGATGCCGATTCATTGACAAGAAAAGTCAAGAAAAAGGTCAAGAAGCGATTTGTGTCAATTTTAGAAGAGAATACAGATGGCAGTGCGTCCCAAGAACAAGAGCAGATTAGTCAAGGACCTATATCGGGAAATTTGAAGAATGAACTGCACACTGATGATTCTTCTGAATTTTCCGTGCATAATTCCCGTGCCCAAGAGAATGATGATTTTATAGTTACATATTTCAATTCGAGTGTTGCTGATTCTGAAGCTAGTGAGATCTGTAGTCATTGCATGCGTTGTAGCTGTGTCATTCAGAGGGAGGCGATTTATATAGAAAGGTAATTATCAGTTCACAAGAATTTAAGTAAATTTGATAAGAAGAGTCAAATGGTTAATAACTTTATCTGACAATTTTGTTTACTTAGCATAATACTGGGTATATACAGTAAATTGTTTCTGAGGCTGAGTCAATTATTGTTTATAATCACTTCTTTTGTGTTTAAAATTTCTTATGCTTTTTACCCATGGTGAGCATTAGCTCTGCAAATGTTTATCGTTGCGCATATTTGTAATGACAACTGTTTTCTCTCATAGTCTTTCTTATATATATCAATCAATTTTTTCCATTGTTCTAACTGTCAAAGTAACACTGTTTCCTATTGATTTGCATTCAATAGTTCTCCATGGAGATTTATATAAATGACAcagtttctttttccttctttttttataataataataataagaagaagcaAGGATAGTACCAAACTAGCCATCTTTTTGAGAGTCTGAATACTTACCCTTTGGTGTAACAAAGAAATGATATTTGCCTTGAGCTTCTATTTTAATTTGAAAGGAGTACTAGAGAATTCTTGTAAATGAGTATCACATTTTAATAATCATAATCATGTGAAGCAAATCATAATATTTGCATTggaataatcaaataaaaatttcatatataCCTTTTTAAATAAAGTGGAAAATTGTGTGTTGTATTGTTGTCAAATATTTGCAAAAAGCTTTTATTAATCTCTAAATATATATAAAGGATCAAGTAGATAAAAAGTTCAAAACTGTTGTGAAGAATTCTGAAACATATTTTATAGATGATGAATTTCATTTCACAAAATAGTAATGTAAAATGTTTGAGCTGCATTActtgattttatttctttttcttttttctctgtcAAGTTCAGTTCTAGATCCATTGGTAATCGCCATAGGAAGCATGAATCTTTCCAAAATAATTATCTGTTTATGTTGTTCTGaactgattattattatttgtactcTAAAAGTTGCACATTCCAGACATGACTTTTGTTATTTATTGTTTTCCCCATGTAGAGAGGTTGCAGTACTGCTGAGCAGTCTTAAGAAGCTCTATGTGCTACTAATCAATGTAGCTTCTGAAGGGTCAGGTAGGCTATGACCTTCTGTTGGCACTTGAACTTCCCCGTATCTATAGTGGATTCTCTTTGCCCAATTTCCCATGATTATCATATTAATTTATGTAAAATGTGGAATTTCTCTTAATGCTTGCCACTTATCATATTTTCACAACCACCTACTGCAAACAATGGCATTTTCACAACCATATTCACACCTTATAAAAGTTGAACATTTTATCC
This genomic window contains:
- the LOC112734271 gene encoding uncharacterized protein isoform X2; the protein is MAIVTGDRYLEKLVKFVEEHAGPLIEGTVVLKLNPAGLHYVQSRLEALHELESMLAGAPVDYLRAYVSDLGDHRALEQLRRILRLLTSLKVVSVLPPPIRDPTPLSFLPFGRLKVLELRGCDLSTSAARALLDLRHTLEKIICHNSTDALRHVFASRITEIKDSPQWNRLSFVSCACNALVLMDESLQLLPAVETLDLSRNKFAKVDNLHKCAKLKHLDLGFNHLRSFAPFTQVSCHIVKLVLRNNALTTLSGIEKLRSLEALDVSYNIISKFSELEFLAGLPNLQSLWLEGNPLCCARWYRAQVFSIFVCAEKLKLDDKEMSTEDFWKRQIIIASMHKQPASFGIYVPAKDESTVEAGNNRRRKVIRLASIKNEEVMTSSCSDEESASCVNEILNREEPDLSNDEAEVVDLINKVEHMKKERSILWLREFKEWMDIACDKSVGTSKEARTALHHQKKHYFRDKTNQEKSGEVSGYASDSALASGDESSMNILESDNSFVDMCRQQYFDYRGSHFTASLSDLGGVDVDQLKSYSLADTVADQRAYRMAENVNISPLTTINGVYGSQSSSVCPSSPPHFQEDLFHRRQHMEEEILQLSADSFSVASSDSNTSGSEVDHSEFEPPVPGDDNLLSKNYVNGNVNGHVPQNQPKDMFYNPSQGIPHAIENGISLFGSLSDENSKQCSINFAASSHNDANTSFVSEDADSLTRKVKKKVKKRFVSILEENTDGSASQEQEQISQGPISGNLKNELHTDDSSEFSVHNSRAQENDDFIVTYFNSSVADSEASEICSHCMRCSCVIQREAIYIEREVAVLLSSLKKLYVLLINVASEGSGTLSVLSCHKVEEVFEVLVGMGLQLLRVNFEGGETYLFVTRNIEKSRELLCNMLDSCVGNGRCSIKSLEQVQVQLFDNLVCGGSNVSIYQYSMVLVSCNNSNGSGKDCTQRV